In Candidatus Thermoplasmatota archaeon, a single window of DNA contains:
- the gap gene encoding type I glyceraldehyde-3-phosphate dehydrogenase — MIRIAINGFGRIGRNVLRAALQHSQYGKKFEVVAVNDLSNTEILAHLLKYDSIYGKFDGDVVAKNNGIEVNGNFIGFFSEINPSKLPWKKLNIDVAIESTGVFRSREGASKHLEAGAKKVVISAPGKEPDATIVLGVNEKTYNAQKHNIISMASCTTNSLAPPVKVLHEVFGIEQGFMTTVHSYTSDQRILDFPHKDLRRARAAAVSIIPTTTGAAKAVSLVIPELKGKIDGVALRVPTPDGSITDFTCVLKKVVTAEEINNVLKKASENSLKGIMKYTEEPLVSVDIIGDPHSAIIDGLSTKVIGEKGNLAKIFSWYDNEWGYSCRIVDLINYMFSEHVLEMESVKQINS, encoded by the coding sequence ATGATTAGGATAGCAATCAACGGTTTCGGTAGAATAGGAAGAAATGTTTTAAGAGCAGCATTACAACATTCTCAGTATGGCAAAAAATTCGAGGTCGTCGCCGTTAATGATCTCAGCAACACAGAGATACTAGCCCATCTTTTGAAATATGATTCAATCTACGGTAAATTCGATGGTGATGTTGTAGCTAAAAACAATGGAATAGAAGTAAACGGTAACTTCATTGGTTTTTTTTCTGAGATAAACCCGTCTAAATTACCATGGAAAAAATTAAACATAGACGTGGCTATAGAATCCACTGGTGTATTCCGCAGTAGAGAAGGTGCATCAAAACACCTCGAAGCAGGTGCAAAAAAAGTTGTTATATCAGCACCTGGCAAAGAACCAGATGCAACCATTGTTTTGGGCGTAAATGAAAAAACATACAACGCGCAGAAACACAATATTATCTCGATGGCATCATGCACAACCAATAGCCTTGCCCCACCAGTGAAGGTTTTACATGAAGTGTTTGGTATCGAGCAGGGTTTTATGACAACAGTCCACTCATATACTAGCGATCAGCGTATCTTGGATTTCCCACACAAGGATCTAAGGCGAGCAAGGGCCGCAGCTGTTTCTATTATTCCAACAACAACAGGTGCAGCAAAAGCAGTATCACTAGTTATACCAGAACTCAAGGGAAAGATAGATGGAGTCGCACTAAGAGTACCAACACCTGATGGGTCAATAACTGATTTCACATGTGTCCTTAAAAAAGTTGTAACAGCAGAAGAAATCAACAACGTTTTGAAAAAAGCATCTGAAAATAGCCTAAAAGGTATTATGAAATACACAGAGGAACCACTAGTATCTGTTGATATAATAGGAGACCCACATTCAGCAATTATCGATGGTCTTAGCACAAAGGTTATTGGTGAAAAAGGCAATCTAGCCAAGATATTCTCATGGTACGACAACGAATGGGGTTACTCATGTAGAATCGTCGACCTGATAAACTACATGTTCAGTGAACATGTATTAGAGATGGAATCAGTAAAACAAATAAACTCCTAA
- a CDS encoding tRNA (N(6)-L-threonylcarbamoyladenosine(37)-C(2))-methylthiotransferase → MKIYLETYGCTANKSDESLILGVLKKEHHEIVNNIKEADVLILLTCTVIGTTEQRMLSRLRVFKKTNKKIVVAGCMPSVQPDLVKSIAPDALLLTPQNVHHIKDIITNKKTDLQKLDKNQTQKYFTDVIAPISIAEGCLLSCSYCITHFARGKLKSYPLESILLDVHSALNQGCREIQLTAQDTASYGFDINSNLGVLLQETCKINGDFRVRVGMMNPSEAQKILPEILSAYDNQKIYKFVHLPVQSGDDDILKKMNRGYTVNQFVDILTCFREKYPDITVSTDVIVGFPTETDEQFKKTVQLIEKVRPDIVNITRFSARPLTKAKNMKGRIPTEKVKQRSKFLTDLCKKISNEKNREHIGKTYNVLVTERGKNQTFTGRTDNYKQVVLKEKVGIGDFVKVKIIDSAGTYLLGKLI, encoded by the coding sequence GTTGCACAGCAAACAAAAGCGATGAAAGCCTAATCCTAGGTGTTTTAAAAAAAGAACACCATGAAATCGTCAACAACATAAAAGAAGCAGATGTCCTCATTTTACTAACCTGCACTGTTATTGGGACAACAGAACAACGTATGCTCTCCAGACTAAGGGTTTTTAAGAAAACAAACAAAAAGATAGTTGTCGCAGGATGTATGCCCTCTGTACAACCAGATTTAGTAAAATCAATTGCACCAGATGCCCTGTTGTTAACACCACAAAATGTGCATCATATAAAGGATATAATAACAAATAAAAAAACTGATTTACAAAAATTAGATAAAAACCAAACACAAAAATATTTTACTGATGTGATAGCACCAATCTCTATAGCCGAAGGTTGTTTACTCTCATGCTCATATTGCATCACACATTTCGCAAGAGGAAAACTTAAAAGTTATCCATTAGAATCGATTCTATTAGATGTGCATTCAGCACTAAATCAAGGTTGCAGAGAAATTCAGCTAACAGCACAAGACACAGCATCCTATGGTTTTGATATAAATTCAAACCTTGGCGTACTACTGCAGGAGACATGTAAAATAAACGGTGATTTCAGAGTAAGAGTTGGTATGATGAACCCTTCTGAGGCGCAGAAGATCCTCCCAGAAATACTATCAGCCTATGATAATCAGAAAATCTACAAATTTGTTCATCTACCTGTTCAGTCTGGTGACGATGACATCCTAAAAAAAATGAATAGGGGGTACACGGTGAATCAATTCGTTGATATATTAACCTGTTTCCGAGAAAAATACCCTGATATAACAGTTTCAACAGATGTCATAGTTGGTTTCCCAACTGAAACAGACGAGCAGTTCAAAAAAACCGTTCAATTAATAGAAAAAGTAAGACCTGATATTGTTAATATAACGAGGTTTTCTGCTCGCCCACTAACAAAAGCAAAAAACATGAAAGGACGTATACCAACAGAAAAAGTAAAACAACGCTCGAAATTTTTAACAGATTTATGCAAGAAAATATCAAATGAAAAAAACAGAGAACACATAGGAAAAACCTATAATGTTCTTGTTACCGAAAGAGGTAAAAACCAAACCTTTACAGGTAGAACTGATAACTACAAACAAGTAGTATTAAAGGAAAAAGTTGGAATAGGGGATTTCGTTAAAGTAAAAATCATTGATTCAGCTGGCACATATCTTTTAGGAAAACTTATATAG